The stretch of DNA AGCAACTCAATTTCGGTGAAGAAGAATCTGACCGGTCGTGAGTGGAAGGATTCCGACCAGTTCAGCTTCACGTTGAAGGCGGAAAACAATGCTCCGTTGCCGGTCAGCTGCAAGGATCAGCAGTCATGCACGGTTACGGTAAAGCATGATTCGACCGGCCATACCGTGTCCTTCGGCGGTATCACCTACAACGCCGGTAACGCCGAATACACGTACTACGTGACGGAAAACTCGGGAAAAATCACTGCACTGCACTACTCGCAGGCGAAGTACAAGGTCGTGGTGACTGTGAGCAAAAACACTGCCGGTGCGTGGACGACTTCCGTAACGTCCGTGACCAAGGTGCAGGACGACAACGGCAAGACGATTTCCGAATCGCAGAGTGACAGTACGCAACCGGTCGCTTTCACCAACCACTACATCGCAGTGTCGGCGCTGCCGTTGACGGGCGGGATGACGGATCGTCAGTGGCTGTTCGTCGGCGGTGTGGTCGGCGGGCTTGCGGTGCTGCTCATCGGCGCTGCCGGTGTGTGGAACAGCAAGAAGCGACTCGTCTGAATCGCTTGTACGGGGTCGGAACGTCTGCCAACTTAAAGGCGTTCCGACCGATAATCCAAGATTTGCGGATCGCGGGAGCAAGTTGGGTTCCCGCCTCCCGCGATTGCAGAAACAAGTAATCAAACAATAAGGAAGAGAGGATTCTCATGAAGATGAGGAAACTTTTCGCAGGCATCGCCGCAGCGGCGACGTTGCTGGGTGGCATGGCCCTGGGTGCAGCCAGCGCACAGGCCGATGACACTCCTACAACGGTGACGACGAACGCGACGTTCACGTTCACTGCTGAAACCGCTGAACAGTTGACCAACGCCAATCTGAAAGCATACAAGATTGGCGATTATGTCCAGTATGGTTCCGGTGCGGATGTTGCCTACGGTGTGGTGACGAATTCCGCCAATAAGAAGGCCGTTGACTCCGCGTTGACGGCAGCTGGCGTGCATGTTGCTGAGAATCAGGATAAGCTGGCTGCCGCTCTGAATACCGGTGCTCTGGATATTTCCGCAACGCGTCCGTGGAATTCTCCTGATAAAACCCGCAAGTTTGCCAATGCTTTGGAGAGCGAAAGCAAGTTGGTTGATGGCAAGTCGGTTACATTTGGTACTCCGACTGGCTCCGGTAAGAGCGGATACTCTGCTACCGTGAGCCTGCCGGCTGGCATCTATGTGTTCATTGACTCTGCGGTCGCTACTGGCTCCGTGACCAAGGCAATCCCGATGATTGTCGCTTCCGGTACCGTTGACACTGCGAAGAAGGTTCTAGCCGATCCGGCTGCCGGTGCCACCGTGAACATGAAGAACACTAAGAACCCCGGAAAGACCAAGGAGGTCGATAAGGCTTCCGTTGCCATCGGCGACACTCTGACCTACACGCTGACCGGCATCATCGCGAATCCGGCTCCGACTGAGTTCAAGTTCACCGATAAGCCGGGCAAGGGACTGACCATCAAGGCCGGCACCTTCAAGTTCTACGCTGATGATGTCGAGATTTCCGCTAATGAGGTCGCTACTGACTTCACTGTTCCAACCTTCGATGTGACCGGTAGCGAGAATGCGTCCTTCGATGTGACCGTGAATGATCCGTCCAAGTATGCGGGCAAGACCATCAAGGTCACCTTCAGCGCAATGATCAATGATGAGGCTTCCGTCACCGATGGTGTGGTCAACAAGCTTGACAATTACGGCACCGATGTTGAGGCCAAGACTGGGTTTGTCGGATTCGACTTCACCAAGGTCGATCCGGACGGCAAGGGCATCGAGAACGTCACCTTCCAAGTGAAGGATGGTGGCACCGTGCTGTATTTCGTGAAGCAGGAAGATGGTTCTTACAAGAAGGCTGCTTCCGCCACTACCTCGGGCGCAACGGCCGATGTTAAGACTAACGGCATGGGCAAACTGAGCTTCACCGGTCTTGATGCCGCCAAGACCTACACCGTTACGGAAACTAATCGTGCTAGCGACGTCTACCTTGACATCAAGCCGAGCTTTACCGTGTCCTTCAAAAATGGCACAGCTGTTCTGTCTAGGACCGCCACTTCCGATCCGTGGGGCTTGGTCAACACCACTGCCCGGACCGTGAAGAACGTGAAGTCCATCACCCAGCTGCCGCTTACCGGTGCTGCGGGCACG from Bifidobacterium catenulatum PV20-2 encodes:
- a CDS encoding isopeptide-forming domain-containing fimbrial protein; protein product: MKMRKLFAGIAAAATLLGGMALGAASAQADDTPTTVTTNATFTFTAETAEQLTNANLKAYKIGDYVQYGSGADVAYGVVTNSANKKAVDSALTAAGVHVAENQDKLAAALNTGALDISATRPWNSPDKTRKFANALESESKLVDGKSVTFGTPTGSGKSGYSATVSLPAGIYVFIDSAVATGSVTKAIPMIVASGTVDTAKKVLADPAAGATVNMKNTKNPGKTKEVDKASVAIGDTLTYTLTGIIANPAPTEFKFTDKPGKGLTIKAGTFKFYADDVEISANEVATDFTVPTFDVTGSENASFDVTVNDPSKYAGKTIKVTFSAMINDEASVTDGVVNKLDNYGTDVEAKTGFVGFDFTKVDPDGKGIENVTFQVKDGGTVLYFVKQEDGSYKKAASATTSGATADVKTNGMGKLSFTGLDAAKTYTVTETNRASDVYLDIKPSFTVSFKNGTAVLSRTATSDPWGLVNTTARTVKNVKSITQLPLTGAAGTTLFTVVALLVAGVGVTVAVKSRQRMH